Part of the Clostridium sporogenes genome, AAGAAGAAGACATAGAAAAAGAAAAGGGTGTAGTAATTGAAGAGATAAGTATGACTGAAGATTCTCCAGAGGACGTATTATCTGATTTACATTGTAAGGCTATATGGGGAGATGACTCTATTTCCTACCCTATTTTAGGAACTTTAGAAACTGTAAAATCCTTTAAAAGAAGTAATATAGTAGATTACATAAATAAATATTATATCCCAGAGAATTCTGTTATATCTATATGTGGTAATTTTGATATAAATAAATTAGAAAAATTAATAAATAAGTATTTTGGTAACTGGAGTAGCGGTGAAAATAAAAATATAACATGCTATTCCAAACCTAAAATAGAAAATAATCACTTATTTAAAAATAAAAATATAGAACAACTTCATATAAGTTTAGGTTTTGAAGGATTAGAATTAGGTAATGATGATATGTATCCTCTTGTATTACTTAGTAATGTATTAGGTGGAGGAGCATCATCTGTACTATTTCAAAAGATAAGAGAAGAAAAAGGACTATGTTATAGTATTTATTCTTATATGTCCTCCTTTAACAAAACAGGAGCGGTAAGCATTTATACAGGGTTGAACCCAACTTATACAGAAGATACGATAACTTTAATAAAGCAGGTAGTAAATGATTTTTCAAAGAAAGGCATAAATAAAGAAAAACTAATAAAATCAAAAGAACAATTAAAGGGAAGTTACATATTAGGATTAGAAAGTACTAGTACTAGAATGTTTAATAATGGTAAATCTGTACTATTTCTAAATAGAATAAATGACCCAGAAATAATAATGAAAAAGATAGATAAAATAACTGAGGATAAATTACAGGAAGTAATGGCTAGAACATTTGGCGCTGGTATAAAAAATTCGGCCTTTGTAGGAGAAAAATTAAATTTAGAGAATGTAAAAAATATTTTAGACACAAACAAAAAGGCTTTTAAAGAAACTAAATCAAAATTAATATAATATATTTTGTAATAAGCTCTCACTATTTTTCATAATATTGAATATGAATATTATGAGAAGTAATAGGAGGATTATTATGGAACAAAATATAAAGCGCTATAGCGATATGGAAAGATATGAACTTATAAATGTAAATGATGGAGATAAATATGGGTTTTTAGGAAACAATGATGTGGTAGTAGATGAGGATGGATATTTAAAATTTTTAATATTAAGTGAATCAGGTGGAAAGCTTGGATTGTTTTCTAAACCAAGTTTATTAGAAGTATCTTGGGATTATGTAAGAAAGATAGGAGCAAGAACTATAATAATTGATGCTGAAAAGAGTGAGTTAAAAAAAATCCGCTAGGGAGATGGTAGACAAATGAAAATTTTAATTCAAAAGTTTGGAGGAACATCTGTATCTACAGCTGAAAGAAGAGCTTTAGTAGTAGATAAAATAGTTAAGGCAAAAAAAGCAGGTTATTATCCAGTGGTAGTAGTATCTGCTATGGGTAGAAAAGGACAGCCTTATGCTACAGATACATTAAGATCTTTAGTTGGAGAAAATTTTTTGGATAAAAATACCTTAGCTGCTGATCTTTTAATGGGCTGTGGTGAATTAATAAGCACAGTAGTTATGAGTTCGGAGCTTTTTAATAAGGGAGTAGAGGCAGTACCTTTAATGGGAGGACAGGCAGGTATTATAACAGATAATAATTTTAATAATGCTTCTGTACTTAGAGTAGAAAAGGATAGAATAATAGATTTACTGAAAAAAGATAAAATTCCTGTAGTAGCAGGTTTTCAAGGGAAAAGTGAAGAGGGTTATATAACTACCTTAGGAAGAGGTGGTAGTGATGTTACTGCCGCACTTTTAGGAGCTGCATTAAAGGCTGAAAGTGTAGAAATATATACAGATGTAGATGGTATAATGACTGCAGATCCTAGAATAGTAGAGAACGCCTCCTTAATAAAAGAAATAAGTTATAATGAGGTGTTTCAGTTTGCAGATCAAGGAGCTAAGGTAATACACCCAAGAGCAGTAGAAATTGCCATGACGTCAAATACAAAACTTGTAATAAAAAACACTATGACAGATTGCAAAGGTACTACTATAAATAATATAGGAATTAAAAATTCAAATAATGTTATAACAGGTATTACCCATATGAGTAATAGAACACAAATTATAGTAGATGCAGAAGAAAATAAAGGAAATAAAAACTATACTAACTTATTAAATTCATTGGCAGAAAATTCTATTAGTATTGATCTTATAAATGTTTTTCCTAAAGAAAAAATATTTACTATAGATGAAAAAGATTTTAATGAGTTTAGTTCTATAATGAAAGATTTAAAAATAAAATTTTCCTACTTAAAAGATTGCAGTAAAATAGCTATAATAGGTAGTAGAATGAGAGGTATACCTGGGGTTATGGCTAAAATATTAAAGGCACTTGTAGAAAGAAATATAGAAGTGCTTCAGACTGCAGACTCTCATACAACTATATGGTGTCTTGTTTCTAAGGAAGATACAGAAAAAGCTATAAAATCATTACACTGTGAATTTAAGTTAGATTGCATATAAATATATAAATTAATATTTTTTCATGTATAGTACCTCTACCATATGCACAAGATATTTATATGCATATGGTAGGAGGTAATTATTTATGGCAGATGAAAAAGAAAAACATGAAAAAGAAAGAAATGAAAAGATAGATACTTTAAAAGAATTTGGAACTACAAATTTACCACCAAGACAGGCAGATAGAATTCAAGTTCTACCTATAATAGGTCAAATAGAAGGACATATGGTGTTGTCTCCTCAAACTAAGGCTACAAGATACGAACATTTAATCCCTCAACTAATAGCTTTAGAAACCTCTAAAGAGGTAGAAGGAGTTTTTATAATATTAAATACTGTGGGAGGAGATGTGGAAGCTGGGCTTGCTATTGCTGAAATGATAAGAAGTCTAAGTAAACCTACAGTATCTTTAGTAATAGGAGGAGGACATTCTATAGGAGTACCCTTAGCTACATCAGCAGATTATTCTTTTATATCTCCTACAGCCACAATGATAGTTCATCCTATAAGAATGAATGGGCTAATAATAGGGGTTCCTCAAACCTTTGAATATTTTAATAAAATGCAAGAGAGAATAATAGAATTTATAGTTAGAACCTCTAAAATAAGCAAGGAAAAATTAAAAGAATTTATGTTGCAAAGTGATGAATTGTTAAATGATATGGGAACTATACTTATAGGAAAACAAGCGGTAGAATCTGGTATTATAAATGAAGTAGGTGGAGTAAAAGAAGCTTTAGATAAATTAAATAATTTAATAGATGAAAAACAAAAACCATAGGATGTATAAATCCTATGGTACTTTAATGCCTTATGCAATATAGCATTAAAGTCATTTTATTAGGTTATAAAAAGTACAAGCTATGTGTATTTTAATTATAGAGGGAGCTACATATTTATTTTAACAAAGTAGATATGCATTAATTAATATAAAAGGATATAAAAGTTCAATGTAGAATTTATAAATGTAGCTTAAATTAAACATTACTAGTTGGGAGGTGAATTAAAAGTATGGCAAAGAAAAGAACTAAATCTAGTAAAACAGAAAAAAAGAATAATGATATAACGGGTATAATTTTAATAAGTATAGGAATTTTTGTGCTTTTTAGTGTGTTTTCCCCTTCTGCATCTGGAATAGTTGGGAGTTTCATAAAAAAAGTACTTATAGCTGTATTAGGTTTAGGATCTTTAGTATTTCCAATACTAATAATATTCACAGGATGTTGCTTTATAGGAAAAAAGAATAAAATAAATTTGAACTCTAAATTTTATGGAATAGTTCTTTTTTCTATAAATACACTTTTATTTTTACAAATGATATTGCTTAAAAATTATGGTACAGAAGATATAATGCTTGGCATATCAAAATTCTATAGAGAAGATACAATGATTCATGGTGGTATAATTTCTTATTTAATAGATGTTCCTTTATATAAACTGTTTGGAACTATAGGATGTTACATATTGTTTATATGTGTTTATATAATAAGTTTTATATTAATATTTCAAATATCCTTAGGTACTATACTAGAGACTTTACAGGTAAAAAGAAGTATAAAAAATAAAAAAGTTAAAGAAAAATCTATAGAAGATAAAGAGGACATAGGCGGTATAGAAAAAGAATTAGCTTCAGACTTAGAAAAAGATGAAGGATTAACTAGGAATATTAAAGATAAAATTAAAATATTAGATTTTATGAAAAACTCAGAAATAAAAGAAGAACCACTAAATATTGTGGATAATTCTTTCAATAAAAACACAGGAAAAGCTAAAGAAGACACCGGTGAAGAGGCTATAAAAGAAGAACTTAGTAAAAATATAAATGAAAGAGGAAACAATGTAAAAATAGAATATAACTATCCAACTTTAGAACTTTTAAAACAAAATGTTCAATCAAAACTAAATAAAGAAGATAAAAAAGAACTTATAAATAACGCTAATAAGTTAGAGGAAACTTTAAGCAGTTTTGGTGTGGAAGCTAAGGTTATGCAAGTAAGTAGAGGCCCTTCAGTTACAAGGTTTGAACTTCAACCTAATGCGGGAGTTAAAGTAAGTAAAATAGTAAATTTAGCAGATGATATAGCCCTAAATTTAGCAGCTTCAGGCGTTAGAATAGAGGCACCTATACCAGGAAAATCTGCAGTAGGTATAGAAGTGCCAAACAAATCTTTAACACCGGTATATTTAAGAGAGGTTATAGAAGGAGATGACTTTCAGAAATTTGATGATGGACTAGCCTTTGCTTTAGGAAAGGATATAAGTGGTAGTTGTGTAGTATCAGATTTATCAAAAACGCCTCACCTATTAATAGCAGGAGCTACAGGCTCAGGAAAAAGTGTATGCATAAATACATTAATAATAAGTATTTTATATAAATATTCCCCAGAAAATGTAAAGCTGCTTATGGTGGATCCAAAGGTAGTAGAGCTTAGCATATATAATGGTATACCTCATTTATTGATTCCAGTAGTCACAGATCCTAAAAAAGCAGCAGGAGCTCTTCATTGGGCAGTAAATGAAATGACAAAGAGATATTCTTTATTTGCAGAAAATAGTGTAAGAAATATAGAAGGATACAATAATTTATATGAGCAGGGTAAAATAGAAAATAAATTACCTTATGTGGTAATAATAATAGATGAACTTGCAGATTTAATGATGGTGTGCCCAAATGATATAGAAGACTACATAAGTAGATTAGCTCAGATGGCCAGAGCAGCAGGCATGCATTTAGTTATAGCAACACAAAGGCCTTCTGTAGATGTTATAACAGGAATAATAAAGGCCAATATACCTTCTAGAATATCCTTTGCAGTATCTAGTTCTATAGATTCCAGAACCATACTAGATATGTCTGGAGCAGAGAAACTTTTAGGGAAGGGAGATATGCTATTTTATCCAACAGGATCTCCAAAGCCTACTAGAATACAGGGAGCTTTTATATCTGAAAGTGAAGTGGAAAAGGTAGTTTCATGTATAAAAGATGAGCAAGGAGAAGCAGAATATAGAGAGGAAATAATAGATCAAATAGATACAGCAGTAAATGTAGAATCAGGAGATGAAGATGAACTTTTAGAAGAAGCTATAAGAATATGTATACAATTAGGAGAAGTGTCCACATCACTAATTCAAAGAAAACTTAGAATAGGATATAATAGGGCCGCAAGAATAATAGAACAGTTAGAAGCTAAGGGAATAATTTCCGGAAGAGATGGTAATAAGCCAAGACAAGTGATAATTGACCAAAATAACGAAACCTACGGAAAATATTTCCACGGAAATATGTGAACACTTTTAAAATTCATGTTACGTAATACTTGTAAAATTTCTTAAGTAGATTTAAAATGTTTTTTGTGACATAAAAAATGTAGGAGGGGAACAGGTGGAAAAAATTAAAGTAGCATTAGTTAGCTTAGGTTGTGATAAAAATAGAATTGATTCAGAACTTATGCTATACAAATTAAATGAAGAAGCAGAACTAGTAAAAGATCCTAAAGAAGCACAGGTAATTATAGTAAATACCTGTGGATTTATTGAAACTGCTAAGGAGGAATCTATAAATACCATTTTACAAATGGCTTCTTATAAAAAAACGCATAATTGCAAAGTATTAGTAGTTACAGGATGTTTAACTCAAAGATATAAAGGGGAACTTAAAGAGCTTATCCCAGAAATGGATATTATGTTAGGGGTAAACGACTATGATAAGTTACTTGAAAGTATAAAAATTTTCTTAAAATCAGGAGAAAAAAGTTTTTATTATAAATATAGTGATATAAAAATAAATGAGGGAAATAGAATATTAACTACTCTAACATATACAGCCTATGTGAGAATAGCAGAAGGATGTAATAATTTTTGTACTTACTGTGCTATACCACGTATAAGAGGAAAGTATAGAAGTAGAGAAAAAGAAAATATATTAAAGGAAGTAGAGAATCTAGCTAAACAAGGAGTTAAAGAAATAATATTAATAGCTCAAGATATAACTATGTATGGAATAGATATATATGGCAAAAAAGTTTTACATGAGCTTTTAAGAGATATTTCTAAAGTTGAAGGTGTAAAGTGGATAAGGTTATTATATTGTTATCCAGAGGAAATAACTAAGGAGCTT contains:
- the rimO gene encoding 30S ribosomal protein S12 methylthiotransferase RimO encodes the protein MEKIKVALVSLGCDKNRIDSELMLYKLNEEAELVKDPKEAQVIIVNTCGFIETAKEESINTILQMASYKKTHNCKVLVVTGCLTQRYKGELKELIPEMDIMLGVNDYDKLLESIKIFLKSGEKSFYYKYSDIKINEGNRILTTLTYTAYVRIAEGCNNFCTYCAIPRIRGKYRSREKENILKEVENLAKQGVKEIILIAQDITMYGIDIYGKKVLHELLRDISKVEGVKWIRLLYCYPEEITKELIEEIKNNDKVCKYLDLPIQQISNSVLKRMGRKTTKETIINIIKKLRKEIEGITLRTSLIVGFPGETEEEFSELKEFVSDIKLDKLGVFKYSKEEGTSAALMEDQIEEEVKEKREEEIMILQQKISKDINKEKIGKIYEVIVEGTKENMYSGRNYEMSPEIDGEIYFEKDENVKIGDIIKVKVTHSLEYDLIGVVYNELSK
- a CDS encoding M16 family metallopeptidase — translated: MYNLFTLDNGLRVVLENIDYVKSVSVGLWIENGSRNEDLKNNGISHFIEHMMFKGTENRSALQIAECIEDVGGQINAFTGKEATCYYIKILNSHMELALDVLSDMLFNSKFKEEDIEKEKGVVIEEISMTEDSPEDVLSDLHCKAIWGDDSISYPILGTLETVKSFKRSNIVDYINKYYIPENSVISICGNFDINKLEKLINKYFGNWSSGENKNITCYSKPKIENNHLFKNKNIEQLHISLGFEGLELGNDDMYPLVLLSNVLGGGASSVLFQKIREEKGLCYSIYSYMSSFNKTGAVSIYTGLNPTYTEDTITLIKQVVNDFSKKGINKEKLIKSKEQLKGSYILGLESTSTRMFNNGKSVLFLNRINDPEIIMKKIDKITEDKLQEVMARTFGAGIKNSAFVGEKLNLENVKNILDTNKKAFKETKSKLI
- a CDS encoding FtsK/SpoIIIE family DNA translocase gives rise to the protein MAKKRTKSSKTEKKNNDITGIILISIGIFVLFSVFSPSASGIVGSFIKKVLIAVLGLGSLVFPILIIFTGCCFIGKKNKINLNSKFYGIVLFSINTLLFLQMILLKNYGTEDIMLGISKFYREDTMIHGGIISYLIDVPLYKLFGTIGCYILFICVYIISFILIFQISLGTILETLQVKRSIKNKKVKEKSIEDKEDIGGIEKELASDLEKDEGLTRNIKDKIKILDFMKNSEIKEEPLNIVDNSFNKNTGKAKEDTGEEAIKEELSKNINERGNNVKIEYNYPTLELLKQNVQSKLNKEDKKELINNANKLEETLSSFGVEAKVMQVSRGPSVTRFELQPNAGVKVSKIVNLADDIALNLAASGVRIEAPIPGKSAVGIEVPNKSLTPVYLREVIEGDDFQKFDDGLAFALGKDISGSCVVSDLSKTPHLLIAGATGSGKSVCINTLIISILYKYSPENVKLLMVDPKVVELSIYNGIPHLLIPVVTDPKKAAGALHWAVNEMTKRYSLFAENSVRNIEGYNNLYEQGKIENKLPYVVIIIDELADLMMVCPNDIEDYISRLAQMARAAGMHLVIATQRPSVDVITGIIKANIPSRISFAVSSSIDSRTILDMSGAEKLLGKGDMLFYPTGSPKPTRIQGAFISESEVEKVVSCIKDEQGEAEYREEIIDQIDTAVNVESGDEDELLEEAIRICIQLGEVSTSLIQRKLRIGYNRAARIIEQLEAKGIISGRDGNKPRQVIIDQNNETYGKYFHGNM
- the dapG gene encoding aspartate kinase — protein: MKILIQKFGGTSVSTAERRALVVDKIVKAKKAGYYPVVVVSAMGRKGQPYATDTLRSLVGENFLDKNTLAADLLMGCGELISTVVMSSELFNKGVEAVPLMGGQAGIITDNNFNNASVLRVEKDRIIDLLKKDKIPVVAGFQGKSEEGYITTLGRGGSDVTAALLGAALKAESVEIYTDVDGIMTADPRIVENASLIKEISYNEVFQFADQGAKVIHPRAVEIAMTSNTKLVIKNTMTDCKGTTINNIGIKNSNNVITGITHMSNRTQIIVDAEENKGNKNYTNLLNSLAENSISIDLINVFPKEKIFTIDEKDFNEFSSIMKDLKIKFSYLKDCSKIAIIGSRMRGIPGVMAKILKALVERNIEVLQTADSHTTIWCLVSKEDTEKAIKSLHCEFKLDCI
- a CDS encoding YlmC/YmxH family sporulation protein; translation: MEQNIKRYSDMERYELINVNDGDKYGFLGNNDVVVDEDGYLKFLILSESGGKLGLFSKPSLLEVSWDYVRKIGARTIIIDAEKSELKKIR
- a CDS encoding ClpP family protease, with amino-acid sequence MADEKEKHEKERNEKIDTLKEFGTTNLPPRQADRIQVLPIIGQIEGHMVLSPQTKATRYEHLIPQLIALETSKEVEGVFIILNTVGGDVEAGLAIAEMIRSLSKPTVSLVIGGGHSIGVPLATSADYSFISPTATMIVHPIRMNGLIIGVPQTFEYFNKMQERIIEFIVRTSKISKEKLKEFMLQSDELLNDMGTILIGKQAVESGIINEVGGVKEALDKLNNLIDEKQKP